TCATTCGCCTTTCGAAATCATCTCGACTTGTCATTGATTTCTGCTGCGACTTTTCCGGTGACAGATAAggtggagaggacggcggaggcggcgatcGAGGTGGTCGAaaaggtggcggaggaggcggagaAGATCGCCGACGAGGTCGCCGACACGTTCCAAGGCAATGAGATGATCAAGGGGGCGGCCTTGAAGATCaaggcggtggcggaggagatCGAGGAAGATGCCGACAAAGCTGAGGCCCTGATCGAGAAGGTTAGTTATTTGACTACGCAATAATCTACTGCTACATACACGTTTAGGCTTCTATTCTTTATTGGCTCGCTAAACTTTTTCTACTTTTTTCATTCTAAATAACTCGTAGTCTTTTACTATAAGCATGCCCGATCTAAGCTGTGACTAGCAATTTTTTTACTAAAAGAAAGATAAATTTTTAGCGACCATGCCTGAGCATATATTTCATTAATAAAAGGTGTTCCTTGCAACGCTTTGCTGCATCTCACATTGCCAAAGTGTCACAGTCGAGTAAGGAGACCCTCACCGTCGATTACGGCTGTTGCTGATGTTGCTATTATTTAAAGCTATTGCAGTCTTGAAAGATACTAGCTACCTGTTTTTCTTTGCTGATTTCAGTAACTGGAGATACGTGCTGATGTTGCTATTATTGAGCAGGTTGATGAGATAAAGAAAGAGATCGATGAAATAGTCGATCCTATACTTGACAAGGTCGCCAAGAAATAACCTTAGAGAAGCAGAGCTCAAGGAGAGAAGCGGAACGGAAGACATCGTCAGGCAGCTGTTCGTTCATCCCCTGTTTATCTCGTGTTCTCGTTCCATTGTTTCTAGCCATTTGCCTGTACGGTCACTGACTTTCCACGAACCACGGGA
The sequence above is drawn from the Panicum hallii strain FIL2 chromosome 7, PHallii_v3.1, whole genome shotgun sequence genome and encodes:
- the LOC112898879 gene encoding uncharacterized protein LOC112898879 isoform X2, producing MAALGSSVPSVSLPFHAPVVPPRRCGGRPATAASALHRRCLPTGSTTSSSGVNTAFLPVRRASTRAQWLVGAIVVAVPAYRQFRAMEDKVERTAEAAIEVVEKVAEEAEKIADEVADTFQGNEMIKGAALKIKAVAEEIEEDADKAEALIEKVDEIKKEIDEIVDPILDKVAKK